The sequence TCATGAGCGCACCGCACCCGAAGTCAATTAATTTGACTTCCATGGTGTCCTCATTCACCAGAAGGTTCTCCAGTTTGAAATCACGATGGAAGATGCCACGCTTACAGCAAGTTTTAGCGGCATCAGTGACCTGCCGCATAATATTTCGTGCCGTCCCCTCATCAAGGCTTCCTCCATGGTTCTCCACAAAACTAAACAAGTCCATGCAAGGAATGGGGCGCTCCATGACCATCACGTAGTGGTCTGCGTCATCCTCCCAGTCAAGCAACTGAATGATCTGAGGAACGCTGGGGCCCTTATTGGCCATGAGCAACAGGCCAATCTCAATGGGAAGGCGTTTGGGATGACCAGGCTAAAAGAAGGAAGATACGATGATTAGATGGAGGCCGTTTcccaaataataatttagttCACAAATCAAAACAAGTTGCCTACAGAAAGCTCATTTGTAGTCTGTGATGAACATTAATATAAGATGTGATAAACTGAAAACAGTGTCTAAGAGGCAATAACATAGAGAGCGCAGCCTACTCACCACTTTGATAGATGGCATGTTTGGCGTCTTGCTAGAACATTTCACTGCCACCTAATCAACAAAACAAAGAATGAACAATTAGCATGTGCAGATAGTTGATACCACTCCAATCATCATTCCTGAAAAGATGTGCAAAGTTTTGAAGTGAAGAAAATATAAACCTGAAGTCCATCCTTGCAGCGAGTCCCTTCATAAACACTACCACATCCTCCTTCACCCAACTTGCAGCCGACTGTATACTTGcaaatgtggcctaataacagacaaacaattgTGGTTAGTATGAAATGcaactttatattatattgtatatataataatgttttttttattacattttctaatTTTCATAGATTTCTTATTCGTACCCTTGTCCAGGATGTCCTGCACAAGCCGTTCCTCAGCAGTGAGGAGGACTTCCTCCGTTCTCTCTCCATCAGTCTCAGCAGCTCCAGCAGGCTCCTCATCAGGTGGATTAGGATGATGGCTGCCTGACCTTGAGAGTAGGTCTTCAGCTGGAGCTATAATatgaatgaaatcaaataaatcattaaaatatttcatactCCAATTAATACTATTCTTTATTTAGGGCACTTTTGAATTGATATCCTAAGAAatgttacttaaaatatttatattgtcacTCTAAAATCTTTGGTGTGATAAAgttagcagtgtttttttttctgaatgaaaagGAAGAATAACAGAAGTTCCTGTAACTGAAGAATTAGTCGTCTATCAATATTTGCATCATcatgacatgttgatgtgattgTACCATCGCTATGTCCCTGATATTTTTCCGCCTCTATCCCGCATTTCTTCTCAATTTTGACCAGGTCATATGTTCCAGCACTGCAGCAAGGAAAGTGAAGAGTGGGCCACTTCCAgaagctcttcttcttcttctccgttcTCTCTCCATCAGTCTCAGCAGCTCCAGCAGGAGCCTCATCAGGTGGATTAGGTTGACGGTTCTCTGCCATGATGGGGGAAAGTACAGAGGGTTCGTGTACACTCTGGCCTATTAACAGAAAAACAACTGTccttatgaaatacatttttaaatatgtatttgattgattttataatttataataacctTTTCTAATTCTTATGGATTTCTTATTCTTACCCTTGTCCAGGACATCCTGTTTCTGCTGTTCCTCAACAGCGGGGAGGACTTCAAGAGCTGGAGCTATAATatgaattcaataaaaaataatataagtaaaatattaaCTGGTAAATACTGAAATTCTTGTAGTTCTTCGTTTTGGGGCACTTTTGAATTTCTATCCTAAACTTATCTAAAAAATGTTGACCAATTTATTTCTGGTAGTGACATCTAATAAAGTTCAGGAGAAAAATCTTTAATTCAGTTTCTGATATTTAAactgttattttgaaatgtttggtgTGATAATGTTAGTACTGTTTTGGACGATAGGGAtgggaaagtgtttttttttttcttaaaggaagAACAACAGAAGTTACTGTAATTGATGTAGTTTATCGATATTTGCATCATGATATTGATGTGCTTGTACCATTGCTATATCTCCGATTTATTTCCGCCTCTATCCCGCATTTCTTCTCAGTTTTGACCAGGTCATATGTTCCAGCTCTGCAGCAAGGAACGTGAAGAGCGGGCCACTTCCAGAAGTTCTTGGTCTTCTTCTCATTTCTCCCTCCATCAGTGTCAACAGCATCAGGGTGATCAGGGTGACGGTTCTCTGAGCTGTTGAGGGAGTCTTTGGTTTGTACACTGGGATCGCGTACACACTCCAAACCAGCCGCTTTTTTTAGTCTTGAAAGCAGTCCCATGATAAAATAAATTACGAATGACCACTCGCTAATTGTCGCTATCAGATACTCTGACACTTCAACCCATAAAATGAGCAAGTGATTTTTTCGCGcctttatatactgtaataagcCTGTGACGTCATAAACGCTAGCGCAGAATGaaagggggggtggggggtggaatGCGTGACGTCGTCTCCTTTCGAACGATAGCATTAAAATCTAATGATATTTGATATTAACTTGATATAATTTGTTGTATCGTGTACATCGCGGGTTGTAAATATAGCCGTTTTATACATGAAACTTTAAAGCAcaaaaatatgagaaaataaCTCCCCACTTCGTAAATGCAGTGGATAGTTGGAAATTAAAGTGACAGCCTAAAatacctgctgctgtctgtctgtattaATATGTAATTGAAGGCTATATtgttatgtaacttttttttacatagcaCATAAGCCACTGGTGTCCATATTTTCCATCTGAGCCATTGGTGCTTCAACTATgatgattgctgcttgcagccatatttttatacatatataaaaaacattaatgcGCACTATCATGAACCTTTGATTACCATCATTAACTATCATTTATCTACAAGTTAAAGAGCCTGTGTCCTAAGGCTAATTAATGCCTCAGTATGGAGGGCCTGTGCCACTCTCCACCAGCTATCATCAATtcagatatttatattataatactttatatattCACCTGATGAAATGTAGAAGATATGTTGAAATTCccttcttaatttaatttttccattctctttggagtgttacaagctcttgttgctcaatgaatacatgtaaagctgcaaagactaaagtctcaaattcaaagaTATATTCTTTGTAAAATTTAAGACTGCCACGCCCTCTTAAAAacgccttgtttaaacacgcccccacatgtctacatcactatgtggaaatatttgcgtagtgccgcccaaatgttcacgcaaagaaagaaggtgtggtttcagtaaccacagttagtgatGAAGAatgcagccatgtcagggagatgctgtgtgtatctatgcaaaagcactttatttggcctttctaaaggtagatgcatttaggaatctttaagattacttacaacagtagcctacagcaacgcattttatggacaaccatTTTATGATCCTAGCAGAGGAGgttattctgactttgctacaacaatctggcacttctgaatcaccTACTGTAAGAATGTTATTAGTTGAAGGATTTGCTGACTGATCAAATGCGGAGTTTATGTGTGGGCGCgcgtatgtgtttgtgtgtgtgtgtgtgtgtgtgtgtgtgtgtgtgtgtgtgtgtgagagagagagagagagagagagagagagagagacggtcacaCAGTGGATCCAGATAGCAAGGAGACATTGATTCAATGTTGAAATCCATCAGAATCATCATTTTGGTTGAGGTTAGTTGGTTGTTAGGTTGGTTGATAATTCAATGCTTTACAGTGTTGAAAAAACAGATATtgaataaatgttgattttttgGTCTGTATTTCCCCCATGGTGGAATTTAGACTGTCAATCTCTCATTCAACACtttaatgcaaatgcaaataaatttggtacatttttgtgaaatgtaGTGAGCACATGCTCATCAGAGCATGAATCCTGTTAATTTTGTAAACTCATCACCACtagaaccaaaaataaaataaaaaaattacataaataaaattctGCCTGCCTAGTGTGTggtttaacaacaacaacaaaaaaactgaccAGTGAGATGAACCAGCTGgacataattaatttatattagtaATAGTGGTAGTAAtagtacactctcagaaataaaggtacagtGAGGGTACAATTAAAGTACTTTAAGGTACAAATTTCACAAATGTGCCAGCAAAGGAACAAACATGTATACAGCTGAGTACCAAAAAGTACCTTTCCAACGAAATAGGGTACACAATGAAATATGCATGGTGaaaggtacatatatgtaccCTTTGAAAAGGTACATTGTCATATAAAGTAATAGTGAAGGTACAACATTCACAAATGTACCATTAAAGGTCCTATCATCTTCCCATTTGGGTACTTAGAAGTACCTTTTGGGTACACATCCGGTAGGGTACAAAAAAGTACCTTATTCAAGTCAAAGTTTACACTTCCTGTGGGGTACTAAGAAGTACTTTTCAAGTTACAGGGTACAAAATCCTCTGGGGTAGCAGCTACTTATGCGTGCCTTTTCTAAGACGGATAGAGCCTTTGTCATAATTTGTAAATGTGGTCTGCTGAATAATCTTctgcacagcaaaatctccagttttGAAATCCTAGTGTTGGTACTTTTA comes from Carassius auratus strain Wakin chromosome 3, ASM336829v1, whole genome shotgun sequence and encodes:
- the LOC113049938 gene encoding serine/threonine-protein kinase pim-2-like codes for the protein MLSFERRRRHAFHPPPPLSFCASVYDVTGLLQYIKARKNHLLILWVEVSEYLIATISEWSFVIYFIMGLLSRLKKAAGLECVRDPSVQTKDSLNSSENRHPDHPDAVDTDGGRNEKKTKNFWKWPALHVPCCRAGTYDLVKTEKKCGIEAEINRRYSNAPALEVLPAVEEQQKQDVLDKGQSVHEPSVLSPIMAENRQPNPPDEAPAGAAETDGERTEKKKKSFWKWPTLHFPCCSAGTYDLVKIEKKCGIEAEKYQGHSDAPAEDLLSRSGSHHPNPPDEEPAGAAETDGERTEEVLLTAEERLVQDILDKGHICKYTVGCKLGEGGCGSVYEGTRCKDGLQVAVKCSSKTPNMPSIKVPGHPKRLPIEIGLLLMANKGPSVPQIIQLLDWEDDADHYVMVMERPIPCMDLFSFVENHGGSLDEGTARNIMRQVTDAAKTCCKRGIFHRDFKLENLLVNEDTMEVKLIDFGCGALMKKSAFKVFHGTRVYCPPEFYMKGRYHAKPTTVWTLGFILYEMLCGETPTSYDRSMITVKLWTRPGLSKECCQMICDCLQPKPGKRLSLDKMHLHDWFKVQSLRLAKLFLGLV